One genomic window of Boudabousia tangfeifanii includes the following:
- a CDS encoding HNH endonuclease codes for MPRRPKTPCRWPGCPALTDKRYCEAHAKEADTNYRRYERDPEINKRYGSAWRKIRAQYVAKHPLCEQCEAEGRLTPVAEVHHIRPLAHGGTHDEDNLMSLCKPCHSRQTALDGDRWRRRGR; via the coding sequence GTGCCTCGTCGACCTAAGACTCCGTGCCGTTGGCCTGGCTGCCCAGCCCTCACCGACAAACGCTACTGTGAAGCCCACGCCAAGGAAGCCGACACCAACTACCGACGCTACGAGCGCGACCCCGAGATCAACAAACGCTACGGCAGTGCGTGGCGCAAGATCCGCGCGCAGTACGTTGCCAAGCACCCACTGTGTGAACAGTGCGAGGCTGAGGGCAGGTTGACGCCGGTGGCTGAGGTCCACCACATCCGCCCCCTCGCACACGGCGGCACCCACGACGAAGACAACCTCATGAGCCTGTGCAAGCCCTGCCACTCGAGGCAGACAGCTCTTGATGGTGATCGGTGGAGGCGCCGTGGCCGGTGA
- a CDS encoding DEAD/DEAH box helicase gives MLYKPHNYQTTAINFVETHPIAALLLEMGLGKSSIALTAIWNLMYDYFEVQRVLVVAPLRVARDTWPAEQQKWDHLAALTMAIAVGPEAKRLQALNAGADVTVINRENVTWLIERSGVQWQWDMVVIDELSSFKNHQAKRFRSLLKARPLVRRIVGLTGTPAANGLEDLWAQFRLLDMGERLGRYITHYRREFFDPDKRNGMQVFSYKPKPGAEDEIYQRISDVTISMRTCDHLTLPEVTYNTVEIPMGEKGRRAYERMLKDLVLELEGTEVTAANAAALSGKLTQMASGALYDEDGNWHLIHDAKLDALEDLIEGANGKPVLVAYWYAHDLERILARFPEARLLKTGADMEAWNNGELPLALIHPASAGHGLNLQAGGSTLIWFTLTWSLELYQQTNARLHRQGQQEPVVIHHLAAKDSIDQKILSALAVKDTTQAALIDAVKATITMEGVGR, from the coding sequence ATGCTCTACAAGCCGCATAACTACCAGACCACCGCCATCAACTTCGTCGAAACCCACCCCATCGCAGCCCTCCTACTAGAGATGGGACTTGGCAAGAGTTCGATCGCCCTAACGGCAATCTGGAACCTCATGTACGACTACTTCGAAGTCCAGCGCGTGCTGGTGGTGGCTCCTCTGCGGGTGGCTCGGGATACCTGGCCAGCAGAACAACAGAAATGGGACCACCTAGCAGCCCTCACCATGGCAATAGCCGTCGGCCCTGAGGCCAAACGCCTCCAGGCCCTGAACGCTGGGGCTGATGTGACGGTGATTAACCGTGAAAACGTCACCTGGCTCATTGAGCGCTCCGGTGTCCAGTGGCAGTGGGACATGGTGGTCATCGACGAGCTCTCCAGCTTCAAGAATCACCAGGCCAAGCGCTTCCGCTCACTACTCAAAGCCCGCCCACTAGTTCGCAGGATCGTCGGGCTGACGGGGACGCCGGCAGCCAACGGTCTAGAGGATCTTTGGGCACAATTCCGGCTCCTAGACATGGGTGAACGGCTCGGGCGTTATATCACGCATTACCGCCGCGAGTTCTTCGACCCCGACAAACGAAACGGTATGCAGGTCTTCTCCTACAAACCCAAGCCGGGTGCGGAAGACGAGATCTACCAGCGCATCAGTGACGTCACCATTTCGATGCGGACCTGCGACCACCTCACTCTGCCTGAGGTCACCTACAACACGGTTGAAATCCCTATGGGTGAGAAGGGGCGGCGGGCTTACGAGCGGATGCTCAAGGACTTGGTGTTGGAGCTGGAGGGCACTGAGGTGACGGCTGCTAACGCGGCAGCACTATCGGGCAAGCTCACCCAGATGGCATCCGGTGCGCTCTATGACGAAGACGGCAACTGGCACCTCATCCATGACGCCAAACTCGACGCACTCGAAGACCTCATCGAAGGCGCGAATGGGAAGCCAGTGCTGGTGGCCTACTGGTACGCGCACGACCTCGAACGCATACTAGCCCGTTTCCCTGAAGCGAGGCTGCTCAAAACAGGGGCGGACATGGAGGCGTGGAACAACGGCGAATTGCCGTTGGCGCTGATTCACCCCGCATCGGCAGGTCATGGCCTGAACCTCCAGGCAGGAGGGTCAACGCTCATCTGGTTCACGCTGACCTGGTCCTTGGAGCTCTACCAGCAGACCAACGCGAGATTGCACCGCCAAGGCCAGCAAGAGCCGGTGGTTATCCACCACCTTGCTGCCAAGGACTCGATTGACCAGAAAATCCTTTCCGCCCTGGCGGTCAAGGACACCACACAGGCCGCGTTGATTGACGCGGTCAAAGCAACCATCACTATGGAAGGAGTAGGCCGATGA
- a CDS encoding VRR-NUC domain-containing protein translates to MKEQQLETRLCRAIRRIGGICWKFTSPGLTGVPDRICMMDGKCVFVEVKTTGKHPRPLQVARMRELERQGFTCIVLDHPDGIQEVCDALQAA, encoded by the coding sequence ATGAAAGAACAACAACTCGAAACCCGCCTATGTCGGGCTATTCGCCGCATCGGCGGCATCTGCTGGAAATTCACATCCCCCGGCCTGACGGGCGTCCCAGACCGCATCTGCATGATGGACGGTAAATGCGTGTTTGTGGAAGTCAAAACCACCGGCAAACACCCCCGCCCACTACAAGTCGCCCGGATGAGGGAGCTCGAGCGTCAGGGCTTCACCTGCATCGTCCTCGACCACCCAGATGGGATCCAGGAGGTGTGCGATGCTCTACAAGCCGCATAA
- a CDS encoding phage/plasmid primase, P4 family, translated as MNPMTMYASQVTGQAQNTHYPHQHVVASLDDLKNVVAFDHVVAKYEGGQRGNSRFLTSDCLVMDVDNDHSEIETEWVTPQRLAELMPGVPFMAATSRNHMKPKGASSARPRFHVYLPINPITDAEAYQALKRQLAAKVPVFDQNALDAGRFIYGNPEAKTTAIEGESLVDEWLARDLFAEFDQASTLIGEGSRNATLSRFAGRVLIRYGNTERARELFEQKAALCDPPLPSAEVEQIWASATRFAEKVAEDPNYVSPEAYAQLTSLKPEDFTDVGQATLIAGECADKVCFSPSTGWAAYGKGVWDESEPKAQRVFQDFTTRQLAQAEKALEIAKQHASETGALGMMSVMSKAKALSAFSPEQHSAYEQVLAEEAWVKFAYKARSDRGIQAAMRQARSLVLIDPEDLDKDPYMFNTPGGTYDLRIGLSSLRPHDPFDLLTKKTTVTPSNEGMDIWVDCLNTIFQGDTELIDYVQRICGLAAIGKVMVESLVIAYGDGSNGKSTFWNTIARVLGSYAETISAEVLIAGKKNNAKNDMAQTRGRRLLIAGENDEGVRLSSSSAKQLASTDKIAAEKKYKDPFSFTPSHMLILYTNHLPKVTGLDTGIWRRLIVIPFNATITGSDDVKNYADYLFENAGGAVLAWIMEGARLIHAEDYKLVPPPCVQQACADYRRQNDWFGHFLEGCCQVGEEFTESSKALYDTYRVWAESRREWVKNAADFYAALDRAGFEKKRTRTMRLITGLRLKNDFDDAPTLEAEVFVGEAQR; from the coding sequence ATGAACCCCATGACCATGTACGCCTCCCAGGTAACCGGGCAGGCACAAAACACCCACTACCCACACCAACATGTTGTGGCCAGCCTTGATGACCTCAAGAACGTCGTAGCCTTCGACCACGTGGTTGCTAAGTATGAGGGTGGACAGCGCGGCAACTCCCGCTTCCTAACCTCGGACTGTCTGGTAATGGACGTCGATAACGATCACTCCGAGATCGAGACGGAGTGGGTAACCCCGCAACGCCTTGCCGAGCTGATGCCCGGCGTGCCATTCATGGCGGCAACGTCACGCAACCACATGAAACCCAAAGGTGCCAGTTCTGCGCGGCCGAGGTTCCACGTCTACCTACCCATCAACCCGATAACGGACGCAGAAGCCTACCAGGCGCTCAAACGTCAGCTCGCAGCCAAGGTGCCAGTGTTCGATCAAAACGCGTTGGATGCTGGGCGGTTTATCTACGGCAACCCCGAGGCGAAAACCACCGCCATCGAGGGTGAGAGCCTGGTGGATGAGTGGCTGGCTAGGGACTTGTTTGCCGAGTTCGACCAAGCCTCCACCCTGATTGGTGAAGGCAGTAGGAACGCAACTTTGTCTCGTTTCGCTGGGCGGGTGCTCATCCGCTACGGCAACACCGAGCGCGCCCGTGAACTGTTTGAGCAAAAGGCCGCATTGTGCGACCCGCCCCTGCCATCGGCGGAGGTGGAGCAGATTTGGGCCTCAGCCACCAGGTTCGCGGAAAAGGTAGCCGAAGATCCGAACTATGTGTCTCCTGAGGCCTATGCCCAGCTGACCAGCCTTAAGCCGGAGGATTTCACCGACGTCGGCCAAGCCACCCTAATCGCCGGGGAATGCGCGGACAAGGTGTGCTTCTCACCCTCAACTGGGTGGGCGGCGTATGGCAAAGGTGTGTGGGATGAATCCGAGCCCAAGGCCCAGCGGGTGTTCCAGGATTTCACTACCCGCCAGCTCGCACAGGCTGAGAAAGCACTGGAGATAGCTAAACAACATGCCAGTGAAACTGGTGCGTTAGGGATGATGAGCGTGATGAGCAAAGCCAAAGCTCTCTCTGCCTTCAGCCCAGAACAACATAGTGCTTACGAGCAAGTTCTTGCCGAAGAAGCATGGGTGAAGTTTGCTTATAAGGCCCGCTCGGATCGTGGTATCCAAGCCGCCATGCGCCAAGCCCGCTCCCTGGTGCTGATCGACCCGGAGGATTTGGACAAAGACCCCTACATGTTCAACACCCCCGGCGGCACCTACGACCTAAGGATCGGCCTGTCCAGCCTGCGCCCTCATGACCCGTTCGACCTGCTCACCAAAAAGACCACCGTCACCCCCAGCAATGAGGGGATGGACATTTGGGTTGACTGCCTCAACACCATCTTCCAAGGCGACACCGAACTCATCGACTACGTCCAGCGCATCTGCGGGCTGGCAGCAATCGGCAAGGTCATGGTCGAAAGCCTGGTAATCGCCTACGGGGATGGCAGCAACGGCAAGTCCACGTTCTGGAACACCATCGCCCGCGTCCTTGGCTCCTACGCCGAAACCATATCGGCTGAGGTGCTGATCGCGGGAAAGAAAAACAACGCGAAGAACGACATGGCCCAAACCAGAGGCCGCCGGTTGTTGATTGCGGGTGAAAACGACGAAGGCGTAAGGCTATCGAGCTCGTCAGCCAAGCAGCTGGCGTCAACAGACAAGATCGCGGCGGAGAAGAAGTACAAAGATCCCTTCTCCTTCACCCCCTCCCACATGCTGATCCTCTACACCAACCACCTGCCAAAGGTCACTGGGCTAGACACCGGCATCTGGCGACGCTTGATCGTGATCCCGTTCAACGCAACCATCACCGGTAGCGATGATGTGAAGAACTACGCCGACTACCTCTTCGAGAACGCTGGCGGCGCGGTCCTAGCCTGGATCATGGAAGGCGCAAGGCTCATACACGCCGAGGACTACAAACTGGTGCCACCGCCGTGTGTGCAACAAGCGTGTGCTGACTACCGTCGGCAAAACGACTGGTTCGGGCACTTCCTCGAAGGATGCTGCCAAGTCGGTGAGGAATTCACCGAAAGCTCCAAGGCCCTCTATGACACCTATCGGGTATGGGCTGAATCCAGGCGCGAGTGGGTCAAAAACGCTGCCGACTTCTACGCAGCCCTCGACAGGGCAGGCTTCGAGAAGAAACGCACCCGCACCATGCGCCTGATTACCGGGCTGCGCCTAAAAAACGACTTCGATGATGCCCCCACCCTCGAAGCGGAAGTGTTTGTTGGGGAGGCGCAACGGTGA
- a CDS encoding DUF4406 domain-containing protein, giving the protein MKTRKPQWFEPDIQARLDATERARVVYICSPYSGDTRRNTHLASCYARHALEEGYTPIASHLLLPQFMDEETEREKALTQATILLSLCDEIWIFGHLTEGMVAEWKAALALGIEVRTFATFNTVAPDGHEIVGIQETTPPANGFVPCEGCEECQGGEAK; this is encoded by the coding sequence ATGAAAACACGCAAACCCCAGTGGTTTGAACCCGACATCCAAGCCCGCCTGGACGCCACCGAGCGCGCCCGCGTGGTCTACATCTGCTCGCCCTACAGTGGTGACACTAGGCGCAACACGCATTTGGCATCCTGCTATGCCCGCCACGCCCTCGAAGAAGGCTACACGCCAATCGCCTCCCACCTCCTGCTGCCGCAGTTCATGGATGAGGAAACTGAACGCGAGAAGGCACTGACCCAAGCCACCATCTTGCTCAGCCTGTGTGATGAGATCTGGATCTTTGGCCACCTCACCGAAGGGATGGTCGCTGAGTGGAAGGCCGCCCTCGCCTTAGGTATCGAAGTGCGCACCTTCGCCACCTTCAACACAGTTGCCCCTGATGGTCACGAAATCGTGGGTATCCAAGAAACCACCCCACCAGCTAATGGCTTTGTGCCTTGTGAGGGTTGCGAGGAATGCCAGGGTGGTGAGGCCAAATGA
- a CDS encoding Panacea domain-containing protein encodes MQTATSAHNVAAYIVKKLGSVTTMKLQKLLYYSQGWSLAWDEQPLFTEEIQAWANGPVVYDVFKKHRGEFKVSSWPSGNPEELSSEQRDTVDAVLEAYGALSGQQLSDKTHHEPPWLEARKGTPIGAYSDNALSLDTMQEYFGSLDQLVNK; translated from the coding sequence ATGCAAACTGCAACTAGCGCGCACAACGTTGCTGCATACATCGTTAAAAAACTTGGATCAGTTACAACGATGAAACTTCAAAAGCTCCTCTACTACTCCCAAGGGTGGTCCTTGGCCTGGGACGAGCAGCCGCTATTTACAGAAGAGATTCAGGCTTGGGCGAACGGCCCTGTCGTCTACGACGTGTTCAAGAAGCACCGTGGAGAGTTTAAAGTTTCCAGTTGGCCATCTGGCAATCCTGAAGAACTCTCCAGCGAACAGCGAGACACTGTTGATGCTGTTCTTGAAGCATACGGCGCTCTGAGTGGGCAGCAGCTTAGCGACAAAACGCATCATGAACCCCCTTGGCTCGAAGCGCGAAAGGGTACTCCTATTGGGGCATACTCAGATAATGCATTGAGTTTGGACACCATGCAGGAGTACTTTGGGTCACTCGACCAGTTAGTCAATAAGTAA
- a CDS encoding DNA polymerase, with the protein MTTNHTSLILDIETFSTVNLGKAGMYRYAQDPTFEVLLLSYSWDTGPVQNIDIASGEAIPADVLAALDDPEITKWAFNAAFERTCLSAHLGRQLQPVGWRCHMVWAAALGLPLSLDGVSKALKLESGKLATGKDLIRFFSVPANPSLLNNGLNRNLPGHAPDKWEQFKTYNARDVEAELELHAKLSPFPLPEQLWREYWDDQTINDRGIHLDLDLASAAIELDKQVREKNLARSSQLTGLDNPNSPLQLKDWANQRGITMATMGKQEVQDTLTSTSDPVVKEVLALRLELSKSSVRKYEAMTTSANPTDQRARGLMQFHGAARTGRWAGRLIQVQNLPRNYLPDLDAARALVKDRNLTALEMLYDSVPDVLSQLIRTAFIPREGCEFIVADYSAIEARVIAWLAGENWRLDLFGRGGDIYCQSASQMFGIPVEKHGANAHLRQKGKIAELACIAQGELVLTDHGLVPIEEVTRAQKVWDGTAWVSHEGVIYKGERHVITYQGLTATPDHLVWVEGQSEPVPFGQAATSGAHLTISADGRHPIRVGENHQPRKTLVQELEPLPSTHPVCGVRENLLDRTQQPATWRVQGLPILFETQDCAQVVGSTFDCCQTTVHEPQRPELRQVWRTGHRVPFPLHPSSRLVGDGQSSAAQPSVRVGSDRHQWTLRAGKPTHGHQERKPGQPQEHRALPLRTPLLALQPASCHEKTLPRLQSRANHRTSTQSNDRATQSLANHQRTARLYDIRNAGKHHRYTVSGHLVHNCGYGGSVGALENMGALRMGLQADELPGLVSAWREANPAIVEFWWAIDAAAQRCLTTGRPASTHGITFTRKAGILFCCLPSGRRLAYPGATITTGRFGRDVITYQGQNTAKRWDWIETYGPKLVENIVQATARDLLVHAIHTVEAKGWPVVMHVHDEIVIEIPKDTVTVEEVAAAMCQAPSWAEGLPLDADGYGCDYYRKD; encoded by the coding sequence ATGACCACAAACCACACTTCCTTGATACTCGATATCGAAACATTTTCCACGGTGAACCTCGGTAAGGCGGGCATGTACCGCTACGCCCAAGACCCCACCTTCGAAGTCCTGCTCTTGTCCTACTCCTGGGACACAGGACCAGTACAAAACATCGACATCGCCTCAGGCGAGGCCATCCCGGCTGACGTGTTGGCCGCACTTGATGACCCGGAAATCACGAAGTGGGCGTTTAACGCTGCTTTCGAACGCACCTGCCTTTCCGCTCATTTGGGGCGTCAGTTGCAGCCTGTGGGTTGGCGGTGTCACATGGTCTGGGCCGCAGCCCTCGGACTCCCACTCTCCCTAGACGGCGTATCCAAAGCACTCAAACTAGAGTCTGGGAAGCTGGCTACCGGCAAGGACCTCATCCGCTTCTTCTCCGTTCCAGCCAATCCCTCCCTTCTCAACAACGGTCTGAACAGAAACCTGCCCGGCCATGCGCCAGACAAGTGGGAGCAGTTCAAGACCTACAACGCCAGGGACGTGGAGGCAGAACTAGAACTGCACGCGAAGCTTTCGCCGTTTCCGTTGCCTGAGCAGTTGTGGCGCGAGTACTGGGATGACCAGACCATCAACGACCGAGGCATCCACCTTGACCTCGACCTGGCCAGTGCGGCGATTGAGTTGGATAAGCAGGTGCGGGAGAAGAACCTCGCCCGCTCCAGCCAGCTCACCGGCTTGGATAACCCCAACAGCCCGTTACAGCTCAAAGACTGGGCCAACCAACGCGGCATCACCATGGCCACCATGGGTAAACAAGAAGTCCAAGACACCCTCACCTCCACCAGCGACCCGGTAGTCAAAGAAGTACTTGCCTTGCGGCTTGAGCTCTCAAAGTCTTCGGTGCGCAAGTACGAGGCTATGACCACCAGCGCCAACCCGACCGACCAACGGGCGCGGGGGTTGATGCAGTTCCACGGGGCCGCCAGAACCGGACGCTGGGCAGGCAGGTTGATCCAAGTGCAAAACCTGCCGCGCAACTACCTACCCGACCTCGACGCCGCCAGAGCCCTCGTCAAAGACCGCAACCTGACCGCACTGGAAATGCTGTACGACTCCGTACCAGATGTCCTCAGCCAACTCATCCGGACCGCGTTTATCCCACGGGAGGGGTGTGAGTTCATTGTTGCCGATTACTCGGCTATCGAAGCCCGCGTGATTGCCTGGCTGGCCGGAGAAAACTGGCGGCTCGACCTGTTTGGGCGGGGTGGGGATATTTACTGCCAGTCAGCCTCCCAAATGTTCGGCATCCCTGTCGAGAAACACGGGGCCAACGCTCATTTGCGACAGAAGGGGAAGATCGCAGAACTCGCCTGCATTGCCCAGGGCGAGCTGGTGCTTACTGATCACGGGCTGGTGCCTATCGAAGAAGTCACGCGCGCCCAGAAAGTCTGGGATGGAACCGCGTGGGTTAGCCATGAAGGAGTTATTTACAAAGGAGAACGTCATGTCATCACCTATCAAGGGCTCACAGCCACCCCGGACCACCTCGTATGGGTTGAAGGGCAATCTGAGCCCGTACCATTCGGGCAAGCTGCCACCAGCGGCGCACATCTCACAATCTCCGCAGATGGTAGGCACCCAATACGGGTGGGTGAAAATCATCAGCCCAGAAAAACGCTGGTCCAAGAACTGGAACCACTGCCGAGTACTCACCCAGTGTGTGGGGTGCGGGAAAATCTCTTGGATCGAACTCAACAACCTGCAACGTGGCGTGTCCAAGGGCTGCCAATCTTGTTCGAAACCCAGGATTGTGCCCAAGTGGTTGGATCAACGTTTGACTGCTGCCAAACAACGGTGCACGAACCCCAACGACCCGAACTACGCCAGGTATGGCGGACGGGGCATCGAGTTCCGTTTCCCCTCCATCCAAGCAGCCGGCTTGTGGGTGATGGACAATCTTCAGCCGCTCAACCCAGCGTTAGAGTTGGATCGGATCGACACCAATGGACATTACGAGCCGGGAAACCTACGCATGGTCACCAGGAAAGAAAACCTGGCCAACCGCAGGAACACCGTGCTCTCCCGTTACGAACCCCGCTACTGGCCCTACAGCCGGCCAGTTGTCACGAGAAAACTCTCCCAAGGTTACAGTCGCGAGCAAATCATCGAACAAGCACGCAAAGCAATGATCGAGCGACGCAAAGCCTGGCCAACCATCAGCGCACGGCTCGACTTTATGACATACGAAATGCCGGAAAGCATCACCGTTACACCGTATCGGGACACCTCGTCCACAACTGCGGATACGGCGGCTCCGTCGGCGCGCTAGAAAACATGGGAGCCCTCCGCATGGGTTTACAGGCCGACGAACTACCGGGGCTGGTGAGTGCGTGGAGGGAAGCCAACCCAGCCATCGTGGAGTTTTGGTGGGCCATCGATGCTGCTGCCCAGCGCTGCCTTACCACAGGTCGCCCTGCCAGCACACATGGCATCACTTTCACCCGCAAGGCCGGAATCCTCTTCTGCTGTTTACCCTCAGGGCGTCGCTTGGCATACCCAGGAGCGACCATCACTACCGGCAGGTTCGGTCGCGACGTCATCACGTATCAAGGGCAGAACACGGCGAAGCGTTGGGACTGGATTGAGACCTACGGACCCAAGCTTGTGGAGAACATTGTCCAAGCCACCGCCCGAGATTTATTGGTCCACGCGATCCACACGGTGGAAGCCAAAGGGTGGCCAGTGGTCATGCATGTCCACGATGAAATCGTCATCGAGATTCCCAAAGACACTGTGACGGTCGAGGAAGTAGCGGCAGCCATGTGCCAAGCACCCTCCTGGGCAGAGGGGTTGCCGTTAGACGCGGATGGTTACGGGTGTGACTACTATCGGAAGGATTAG
- a CDS encoding DUF2815 family protein, producing MTTNDPKIVMTGIVRLSYLNCFEPKSIQGSKPKYSASIIIPKTDTDTLNKIQAAIDAAIKEGVGKFGGKIPPKGALKLPLRDGDIERDDEAYQGAMFVNANSTIQPGIVDANVQPIIERSEMYSGVYARVTLGFYAFNTNGNKGVACGLRNIQKIRDGEPLGGRVSAETEFTPFTDPFATPAGGDDFLS from the coding sequence ATGACAACCAACGACCCCAAGATCGTGATGACCGGCATCGTGCGTCTTTCGTACTTGAACTGCTTCGAACCCAAGAGCATCCAGGGAAGTAAGCCGAAGTATTCGGCCTCGATCATCATCCCCAAAACCGACACCGACACCCTGAACAAGATTCAGGCGGCTATCGATGCCGCGATCAAGGAGGGTGTGGGTAAGTTCGGCGGCAAAATCCCACCCAAGGGAGCCCTCAAACTTCCATTGCGTGATGGGGATATTGAACGCGACGACGAAGCCTACCAAGGTGCGATGTTTGTGAACGCCAACTCCACCATCCAGCCCGGCATCGTGGACGCCAACGTGCAGCCCATCATTGAGCGCTCTGAGATGTACTCCGGTGTCTACGCCCGCGTAACACTCGGCTTCTACGCCTTCAACACCAACGGGAACAAGGGCGTGGCCTGCGGACTACGCAACATCCAAAAGATTCGCGATGGCGAACCCCTGGGCGGCCGCGTATCGGCGGAGACGGAGTTCACCCCGTTCACCGACCCATTCGCCACACCTGCTGGTGGGGATGACTTCCTGTCCTAA
- a CDS encoding DUF2800 domain-containing protein codes for MTPSKHALLSASSSHRWLHCTPSALLEADLPDQESAAAAEGTVAHALAEHKLRKALSRKSTRPVSELVDGQMEEHTDDYVSFVLEQLAQARQSCPDSKVMIEQRLDYSTWVPGGFGTGDCVIVAEPTLHVIDFKYGQGVQVDARDNPQMKLYALGALHMFAHLWDIKSVAMTIFQPRRQNVSTWTISVPELYRWAKNDLLAAAELAARGGGQFCPGSWCRFCKLAPTCRARANHQLELAKYEFRQAATLTDAEVADVLTRIPELTKWASDVQAHALSQALDHGKHYPGFKVVAGRSVRKYTDEDAVAKAAQDAGYTEIYKQSLLPVTAMEKLMGKKTFNNILANLITKPTGKPTLVPATDPRPELTVATAAEEFTPIQPDDSNTAATGSISKQGDNK; via the coding sequence ATGACCCCAAGTAAACATGCTTTGCTTTCGGCGTCTTCTTCGCACCGGTGGCTTCATTGCACCCCATCAGCACTTTTGGAAGCAGACCTGCCAGATCAGGAAAGTGCTGCTGCTGCTGAGGGTACGGTCGCCCATGCTTTGGCTGAACACAAACTCCGCAAGGCACTGAGTCGCAAGAGCACCCGGCCGGTCTCGGAGTTGGTTGATGGGCAGATGGAAGAGCATACGGACGATTACGTCAGTTTCGTGCTCGAACAACTCGCCCAGGCTCGCCAGTCCTGTCCAGATAGCAAGGTGATGATTGAGCAGCGCCTGGACTACTCGACCTGGGTGCCAGGCGGGTTCGGCACCGGTGACTGCGTCATCGTCGCAGAACCGACCCTGCATGTTATCGACTTCAAATACGGTCAAGGCGTCCAAGTTGACGCTAGGGATAACCCGCAGATGAAGCTCTACGCCCTGGGTGCCCTGCATATGTTCGCGCATCTGTGGGACATCAAGAGCGTGGCGATGACGATCTTCCAACCCCGCCGACAAAACGTCTCCACCTGGACCATCAGTGTCCCAGAGTTGTACCGGTGGGCGAAGAACGACCTCCTAGCTGCGGCCGAACTGGCAGCTAGAGGTGGTGGGCAGTTTTGTCCCGGTAGTTGGTGCAGGTTTTGCAAACTCGCACCCACCTGCCGCGCCCGCGCCAACCACCAGTTGGAGTTGGCGAAGTATGAGTTCAGGCAAGCAGCCACCCTCACCGATGCGGAAGTCGCTGACGTGCTCACAAGGATTCCCGAGCTCACCAAATGGGCGTCTGACGTTCAAGCCCACGCCCTGAGCCAGGCTCTGGATCACGGCAAACACTATCCAGGGTTCAAGGTGGTTGCTGGCCGCTCGGTACGCAAATACACCGACGAGGACGCAGTAGCCAAAGCCGCCCAGGATGCCGGATACACCGAGATCTACAAGCAGAGCCTGTTGCCGGTAACCGCCATGGAAAAACTCATGGGCAAGAAAACCTTCAACAACATCCTCGCCAACCTCATCACCAAACCCACCGGCAAACCAACCCTGGTCCCGGCTACTGACCCAAGACCCGAACTCACTGTTGCTACGGCGGCTGAAGAGTTCACACCAATCCAACCTGATGACAGCAACACCGCTGCCACAGGATCCATTTCAAAACAAGGAGACAACAAATGA
- a CDS encoding RNA polymerase sigma factor encodes MAHANNNNAPTTSYTYNFADSQVTINVSEQMREILIDLDRQEANNNQTERTRFDEKTKRSRHVSFEALDPEDKHLTTGVNPCEQALEELDPTDALINALHEVLDRLSDERRELLKALYDEQIKSKELAARRGKTPASVSKQHSKSLEEVQRLLAELGFTGWPTTQGTER; translated from the coding sequence ATGGCACACGCCAACAACAACAATGCCCCAACCACTTCCTACACCTACAACTTCGCAGACTCCCAAGTCACCATCAATGTCAGCGAGCAGATGCGCGAAATCCTCATCGACCTCGACCGCCAGGAAGCGAACAACAACCAAACCGAGCGCACCCGCTTCGATGAGAAAACCAAGCGCTCACGCCACGTCTCCTTCGAAGCCCTCGACCCCGAAGACAAACACCTAACCACCGGCGTGAACCCCTGCGAACAAGCCCTCGAGGAACTTGATCCCACCGATGCCCTAATCAACGCCCTCCACGAAGTACTCGACCGCTTATCGGATGAACGGCGCGAGCTCCTAAAAGCGCTTTATGACGAGCAGATCAAGAGCAAAGAGCTAGCTGCCCGCCGCGGCAAGACCCCCGCGTCTGTCTCGAAACAGCACAGCAAATCCTTGGAAGAAGTCCAGCGTCTTTTGGCCGAACTGGGCTTTACAGGCTGGCCCACCACACAAGGGACAGAGCGCTAA